In Comamonas sp. lk, the following proteins share a genomic window:
- a CDS encoding CoA-transferase translates to MANKLMTAKDVVASIKDGMTVGIGGWGPRRKPMALVRELLRSPVKDLTVVAYGGADVGMLCAAGKVKKLIFAFVSLDFIPLEPYFRKARQSGSIDVMEIDEGHMVLGLKAAGMRIPYIPTRVGLGTDVLKQNNGIQLIESPYDGKEWLAMPAINLDVALLHVDRADSRGVCQISGPDIYMDDLFARAAKNTFVSCDELVESSSFESADAARLVFWERSETTGVVHLPGGAHPTSCAPLYGFDVKHLKEYTGSAKEDAGWDEYVQKYVQCSEQEYQEKVGGMDAIKRLPLPVF, encoded by the coding sequence ATGGCCAACAAATTGATGACGGCAAAAGACGTCGTGGCTTCCATCAAGGACGGCATGACGGTTGGTATTGGTGGCTGGGGCCCGCGCCGCAAGCCCATGGCCCTGGTGCGCGAGCTGCTGCGCAGCCCGGTCAAGGACTTGACGGTGGTGGCTTATGGCGGAGCCGATGTAGGCATGCTGTGCGCTGCAGGCAAGGTCAAGAAGCTGATCTTCGCCTTTGTCTCGCTGGACTTCATCCCGCTGGAACCTTACTTTCGCAAGGCCCGTCAGAGCGGCTCCATCGACGTGATGGAAATCGACGAAGGCCATATGGTGCTGGGCTTGAAGGCTGCCGGCATGCGCATTCCCTACATTCCCACCCGCGTGGGTCTGGGCACGGATGTGCTCAAGCAAAACAACGGCATCCAGCTGATCGAGTCGCCCTATGACGGCAAGGAATGGTTGGCCATGCCCGCCATCAATCTGGATGTGGCCCTGCTGCACGTGGATCGCGCGGACTCGCGCGGTGTCTGCCAGATCAGCGGCCCCGACATCTATATGGACGACCTGTTTGCCCGCGCTGCCAAGAACACTTTCGTGAGCTGCGATGAGCTGGTGGAGTCCAGCAGCTTCGAATCGGCCGATGCCGCCCGTCTGGTGTTCTGGGAGCGTTCGGAAACCACAGGCGTGGTGCACCTGCCTGGTGGTGCGCACCCCACATCGTGTGCTCCCTTGTACGGCTTCGATGTCAAGCACCTCAAGGAATACACGGGCAGCGCCAAGGAAGACGCAGGCTGGGACGAGTACGTGCAGAAGTACGTGCAGTGCAGCGAGCAGGAATATCAGGAAAAAGTCGGTGGCATGGACGCGATCAAGCGCTTGCCCTTGCCCGTGTTCTAA
- a CDS encoding enoyl-CoA hydratase, whose translation MENAASSEFVTREDRAVYETDEPVLYSVDNGVATVTMNRPTFNNVQNSQMTYALDAALRQATDDDEVKVIVLRGVGKHFSAGHDIGTPGRDINKSFDRVHLWWDHTNKPGGEQLFAREQEVYLGMCRRWRDIPKPMIAMVQGACVAGGLMLAWVCDLIVASDDAFFQDPVVRMGIPGVEYFAHAHELHPRIAKEFLLLGDRMGAERAYQMGMVNRVVPRAELEDQVYAIAQRLAAQPRLGMALTKLVVNKAEELQGLRSTMDMAFGYHHFAHAHSQSMGMGQLGGQDAKSMVNANKKEAAQ comes from the coding sequence ATGGAAAACGCAGCTTCCAGCGAATTCGTGACACGGGAAGACCGGGCTGTCTATGAGACAGACGAACCCGTGCTCTACAGCGTGGACAACGGCGTTGCCACGGTCACCATGAATCGGCCCACGTTCAACAACGTGCAGAACTCTCAGATGACCTATGCGCTGGATGCTGCTTTGCGCCAGGCCACCGATGACGATGAGGTCAAAGTCATCGTGCTGCGGGGTGTGGGCAAACATTTCAGCGCCGGCCATGACATAGGCACTCCAGGCCGTGACATCAACAAGTCTTTCGACCGGGTTCACCTGTGGTGGGACCACACCAACAAGCCCGGTGGCGAGCAGCTGTTCGCCCGCGAGCAGGAGGTGTATCTGGGCATGTGCCGCCGCTGGCGCGATATTCCTAAGCCCATGATTGCCATGGTGCAGGGCGCTTGCGTGGCCGGCGGTCTGATGTTGGCCTGGGTCTGCGATCTCATCGTGGCAAGCGATGACGCTTTCTTCCAGGATCCCGTGGTGCGCATGGGCATTCCCGGCGTGGAGTATTTCGCCCACGCCCATGAGTTGCATCCACGCATTGCCAAGGAGTTTCTGCTTCTGGGTGATCGCATGGGGGCCGAGCGCGCCTATCAGATGGGCATGGTCAACCGGGTGGTGCCGCGTGCAGAGTTGGAAGATCAGGTGTACGCCATCGCCCAACGTCTGGCCGCGCAGCCCCGCCTGGGAATGGCGCTGACCAAGTTGGTCGTCAACAAGGCTGAAGAGCTGCAAGGCCTGCGTTCCACCATGGACATGGCTTTTGGCTACCACCACTTTGCCCACGCCCATAGCCAATCCATGGGCATGGGGCAGCTGGGTGGCCAGGACGCCAAGTCCATGGTCAACGCCAACAAAAAGGAGGCAGCCCAATGA
- a CDS encoding nitronate monooxygenase — MSDVNALRTPLCDLLGCRYPIIQTAMGWVAGADLVVATTNAGGFGFLAGATIAADRIEDEILKVKRLTGDQPFGLNFHMFQPNADQLLDLAVKYKLRAVSYGRGPDKKVIGRLRDAGIVCMPTVGALKHAQKAIEMGANAITVQGGEGGGHTGSVPTTVLLPQVVDAVNVPVVAAGGFYDGRGLLAALAYGASGIAMGTRFLMTSDSKVPEVTLQRYVATKDAEKIAVSHLVDGMPQRMIPNEYLSMLEKASPMKRLRIALDLALKWKAETGMTTGQALSIFMKAVREDSSSVAQTVMAANAPMLLQRSMVDGNPAEGVMSAGQVAALIGGLDSCEEVIAGIVRQAMERRSVLNQLTLA, encoded by the coding sequence ATGAGTGACGTCAATGCATTGCGCACACCGCTGTGCGATTTGCTGGGTTGCCGCTATCCCATCATCCAGACCGCCATGGGCTGGGTGGCGGGCGCGGATCTGGTGGTGGCCACCACCAATGCCGGAGGCTTCGGCTTTCTGGCCGGTGCCACGATTGCGGCCGACAGGATCGAAGACGAGATCCTCAAGGTCAAGCGCCTGACTGGCGATCAGCCGTTTGGCCTGAACTTTCACATGTTCCAGCCCAATGCCGATCAGCTGCTGGACCTGGCCGTGAAGTACAAGCTGCGCGCCGTCAGCTATGGCCGCGGTCCGGACAAGAAGGTGATCGGCCGTCTGCGCGATGCCGGCATCGTCTGCATGCCCACCGTGGGCGCCTTGAAGCACGCCCAGAAAGCCATAGAGATGGGCGCCAACGCCATCACGGTGCAAGGTGGTGAAGGTGGCGGTCATACCGGCAGCGTGCCCACCACGGTGCTGCTGCCCCAGGTGGTGGATGCGGTCAACGTGCCCGTGGTGGCCGCCGGCGGCTTTTATGACGGACGCGGCTTGCTGGCTGCTCTGGCATACGGTGCCTCCGGCATTGCCATGGGGACGCGTTTTCTGATGACCAGCGATTCCAAGGTGCCCGAGGTCACGTTGCAGCGCTATGTGGCCACCAAGGATGCCGAGAAGATCGCCGTCTCGCATCTGGTCGACGGCATGCCGCAACGCATGATCCCCAACGAATACCTGTCCATGCTGGAAAAAGCCAGCCCCATGAAGCGCCTGCGCATTGCGCTGGATCTGGCCTTGAAGTGGAAGGCCGAGACCGGCATGACCACAGGCCAGGCCTTGAGCATTTTCATGAAGGCCGTGCGCGAGGATTCCTCCTCCGTGGCCCAGACCGTGATGGCAGCCAATGCTCCCATGTTGCTGCAGCGCTCCATGGTGGACGGCAATCCTGCCGAAGGCGTGATGTCTGCCGGTCAGGTGGCAGCCCTGATCGGCGGGCTGGACAGTTGCGAAGAGGTGATCGCCGGCATCGTGCGGCAAGCCATGGAGCGTCGCAGCGTTCTGAATCAATTGACCCTTGCTTAA
- a CDS encoding ketoacid CoA transferase, which produces MSEINLVDRVICAAARAWEKDGEVLATGIGLVPRLAASLCMKSINTDLMMTDSEAWMVSEPVPVGPRGDYQIKRESWMGFSRIFDNVWGGKRHAMVGPIQVDRFGQANISMVGGDYARPKSMMLGVRGFPGNSINHANSFFVPNHSPKVFVAGEVDMVGSVGYNRARLAKGWTLEETTDIRFIFTNLCVMDFGGPDYQVRLLSLHPGVTVAQVVEATGFPIHVPGNVGVTADPTPEQLALLAQIDPHNLRATAMGA; this is translated from the coding sequence ATGAGTGAAATTAATTTGGTGGATCGCGTCATCTGTGCTGCAGCACGAGCCTGGGAAAAAGATGGCGAAGTGCTGGCAACCGGCATCGGCCTGGTGCCGCGCCTGGCGGCCTCGCTGTGCATGAAGTCTATCAACACCGATTTGATGATGACGGATTCCGAAGCCTGGATGGTGAGCGAGCCCGTGCCCGTCGGCCCTCGTGGCGACTATCAGATCAAGCGTGAATCGTGGATGGGCTTCTCGCGCATTTTCGACAATGTGTGGGGCGGCAAACGCCACGCCATGGTCGGCCCCATCCAGGTCGATCGTTTCGGGCAAGCCAATATCTCCATGGTGGGCGGTGACTATGCGCGCCCCAAATCCATGATGCTGGGTGTGCGCGGCTTTCCGGGCAACTCCATCAATCACGCCAATTCCTTTTTTGTTCCCAACCACAGCCCCAAGGTGTTCGTGGCGGGCGAGGTGGACATGGTCGGTTCGGTGGGCTACAACCGGGCACGTCTGGCCAAGGGCTGGACGCTGGAAGAAACCACGGATATCCGCTTCATCTTCACCAATCTGTGCGTGATGGACTTCGGCGGCCCTGACTATCAGGTGCGTTTGCTGAGTCTGCATCCCGGCGTGACGGTGGCGCAGGTGGTGGAAGCTACGGGTTTTCCCATCCATGTGCCGGGAAACGTGGGCGTGACTGCCGACCCCACGCCAGAGCAACTGGCCTTGCTGGCCCAGATTGATCCGCACAATCTGCGCGCTACGGCCATGGGAGCCTGA